A genome region from Dickeya dadantii NCPPB 898 includes the following:
- a CDS encoding MarR family winged helix-turn-helix transcriptional regulator: MNNKHRREIGTELSFALYGAANRMNRMHKIFLDPLGLTFPQYLVMLELFNRTPRTVGELGNKLGMDTGTITPLLKRLETAGRVQRTRDTSDERRVLITLTEAGEALHDELWSITGKIKSVCQLTEEELTQLRDTLNAFAHPASE, from the coding sequence ATGAACAATAAACATCGCCGGGAAATCGGCACCGAACTCTCCTTTGCGTTATACGGCGCAGCCAACCGGATGAACCGGATGCACAAGATCTTCCTCGATCCGCTCGGGCTGACCTTTCCGCAGTACCTTGTGATGCTTGAACTGTTTAACCGGACACCACGAACCGTAGGCGAACTGGGCAACAAACTGGGGATGGATACGGGCACCATCACACCGCTTCTGAAACGGCTTGAAACCGCCGGTAGGGTACAACGCACACGCGATACGAGCGACGAGCGACGCGTGCTGATAACACTCACCGAAGCCGGCGAGGCACTTCATGACGAGCTCTGGAGCATTACCGGAAAAATAAAGTCGGTCTGTCAGCTTACTGAAGAAGAGCTGACTCAGCTTCGCGACACGCTTAACGCTTTTGCTCACCCCGCTTCTGAATAA
- a CDS encoding helix-turn-helix transcriptional regulator, whose protein sequence is MTLTDLNLPLTHSAEPIPRHTPAGPSLAHQIIARSQYTLRTVVMRTDLIGLVVSGTKQLLTPAGSSVFTSGELFILPRGTQWDVINDPAPQGRYVARILNLQPETIARFYQSFGQFAALEPVRNVAKVTDGRTIGAAFLRAADALSDAACSAALGEHRVLEVLLLLAEQSGVVLTPPGALNWSERVRRLVAQRPYDHWSADRVAQALSTTASTLNRRLALEGNTIAACVRETRLEAAMVLLQSSDRPVAAIALDVGYESHSKFTAAFRRRFGVVPSALRG, encoded by the coding sequence ATGACACTTACCGACCTCAACCTGCCCCTGACGCATTCGGCCGAGCCGATACCCCGTCATACGCCTGCGGGCCCGTCGCTTGCCCATCAGATTATCGCCCGCAGTCAGTATACGCTGCGTACGGTGGTGATGCGTACCGACCTGATTGGTCTGGTCGTTTCCGGAACCAAGCAGTTGCTGACGCCGGCAGGCAGCAGCGTTTTTACCTCCGGCGAACTGTTCATCCTGCCGCGCGGCACCCAATGGGATGTGATCAACGACCCGGCGCCGCAGGGGCGCTATGTGGCGCGGATTCTAAACCTGCAACCTGAAACGATAGCGCGCTTTTACCAGTCGTTTGGTCAGTTCGCCGCGCTGGAACCGGTGCGAAACGTGGCCAAAGTAACGGACGGCCGCACGATAGGAGCCGCGTTTTTGCGCGCCGCCGATGCGCTAAGTGATGCCGCTTGTTCAGCGGCGCTCGGCGAGCATCGGGTGCTGGAAGTGTTGCTCTTGCTGGCGGAGCAGTCCGGCGTTGTGCTGACGCCGCCGGGCGCGCTGAACTGGAGCGAACGGGTGCGGCGGCTGGTAGCGCAGCGTCCGTATGACCACTGGTCGGCGGACCGGGTAGCGCAAGCGCTGTCCACCACCGCCAGCACCCTGAACCGCCGGCTGGCGCTGGAAGGCAACACCATCGCCGCCTGCGTACGGGAAACCCGGCTGGAAGCGGCGATGGTACTACTGCAATCATCCGATCGACCGGTCGCCGCCATCGCCCTTGATGTCGGCTATGAATCCCACAGCAAATTCACCGCGGCTTTCCGCCGCCGCTTCGGCGTAGTGCCGTCGGCGTTGCGCGGTTGA
- a CDS encoding YbhB/YbcL family Raf kinase inhibitor-like protein — MKTGLPLIRVCAPLFAGLFMNVAAHAETLTLSSPTIAPNSTLPASFEFNGFGCNGLNQSPALNWRGAPTGTQSFAVTVYDPDAPTGSGWWHWMVFNIPANVNGLAANAGEIGGKRLPAGARQARIDYGVEAWGGVCPPAGDKPHRYIFTVYALKTKTLDVAKEANPALGGYMINANTLAKASFTAYYGRPAQ, encoded by the coding sequence ATGAAAACGGGTTTACCCCTGATTCGCGTCTGCGCGCCGCTGTTCGCCGGTTTATTTATGAACGTTGCGGCGCACGCGGAGACCCTGACGCTCTCCAGCCCGACTATCGCCCCCAATAGCACGCTGCCAGCCAGCTTTGAGTTCAACGGTTTCGGCTGTAACGGCTTGAATCAGTCTCCTGCTCTTAACTGGCGTGGCGCGCCGACGGGTACCCAGAGTTTTGCCGTTACCGTTTATGATCCGGATGCGCCGACCGGTTCCGGTTGGTGGCACTGGATGGTGTTCAATATTCCGGCGAATGTGAACGGCCTTGCCGCTAACGCCGGCGAAATTGGCGGTAAACGCCTGCCAGCCGGCGCGCGTCAGGCGCGTATCGACTACGGGGTAGAGGCCTGGGGCGGCGTTTGTCCGCCGGCGGGCGACAAACCGCACCGCTACATCTTTACCGTCTACGCGCTGAAGACCAAAACGCTGGATGTTGCTAAAGAGGCCAATCCGGCGCTTGGCGGCTACATGATTAATGCCAATACGCTGGCTAAAGCCAGTTTCACCGCTTACTACGGCCGTCCGGCGCAGTAA
- a CDS encoding ornithine cyclodeaminase family protein, with translation MFLINEKDSATLASHAMAYEAVRAALIDAVHPATANFPVVHGHGSDPGNRFTVKSGATPELAGLKVGSYWPGNLADGLPCHNSIIFLFDQSRGVIDSAVEAGTLNAYRTAAADAVATDVLARADASVLAVFGTGHQARYEVEAVARIRPIKEILVVGRSDAATQNMVDALRANALPARACQAEAACRAADIIITATTARAPLFDAAWVRPGTHVSSMGSDAAGKQELPVELLAAGKLFCDLPAQSRRIGEFQHAGDDKAVFAIGDVLSGNITGREAASDITVFDSSGLAIQDLYVAKAVIEAWRRQHA, from the coding sequence ATGTTTTTAATCAATGAGAAAGACAGTGCAACATTAGCCAGTCACGCGATGGCCTATGAGGCGGTGCGTGCCGCGCTGATCGATGCGGTGCATCCCGCCACCGCCAACTTCCCCGTCGTCCACGGTCATGGTTCCGATCCCGGCAACCGGTTTACCGTGAAGTCAGGCGCCACGCCGGAGCTGGCAGGGCTGAAAGTAGGTTCTTACTGGCCGGGAAACCTGGCCGACGGGCTGCCGTGCCATAACTCGATCATTTTTCTTTTCGACCAGTCGAGAGGAGTTATCGACTCAGCGGTAGAAGCTGGAACGCTTAACGCCTATCGCACCGCAGCCGCCGATGCGGTTGCCACCGATGTGCTGGCGCGTGCCGACGCCTCGGTGCTGGCGGTTTTCGGCACCGGTCATCAGGCACGCTACGAGGTTGAAGCGGTAGCGCGCATCCGCCCGATTAAAGAGATTCTCGTGGTCGGCCGTTCCGACGCCGCCACCCAAAATATGGTGGACGCTCTGCGCGCCAACGCGCTGCCGGCGCGGGCGTGTCAGGCGGAAGCGGCCTGTCGGGCGGCGGACATTATCATTACCGCCACCACCGCCAGAGCGCCGCTCTTTGATGCCGCCTGGGTCCGCCCCGGCACGCACGTCTCCTCAATGGGGTCGGACGCCGCCGGCAAACAAGAGCTGCCTGTCGAATTGCTGGCGGCCGGCAAATTGTTCTGCGATCTGCCGGCGCAATCCCGCCGTATTGGCGAATTCCAGCACGCGGGCGACGATAAAGCCGTTTTCGCCATTGGCGATGTGCTTTCCGGCAACATCACCGGCCGTGAAGCGGCGTCTGACATCACCGTTTTCGACAGTTCCGGCCTGGCGATTCAGGACCTGTATGTGGCGAAAGCCGTGATTGAGGCCTGGCGACGTCAGCACGCTTAA
- a CDS encoding DSD1 family PLP-dependent enzyme, which produces MTLTDRLSALPTPSLVLDEKIMLANIARLRDRPELAGITLRPHLKTAKSVDVARRLLTGGTGPATVSTLREAEVFFESGIRDILYAVGIAPQKLARVIDLIKAGCDLTVLLDSMEQAQAVVDASRASGVSIPALLEVDSDGHRSGLPPASPSLIAIGRVLHDGGGLLRGVLTHAGESYGVAGAGAHAAFAEQERSAAVTAADNLRQAGLPCPIVSVGSTPTAHAARNLAGVTEVRAGVYVFFDLVMAGIGVCRTDDIALSVLTTVIGHQAARGWIMVDAGWMALSRDRGTANQAVDQGYGLVCDDHGKIIPDLIVTAVNQEHGIIALRPGSDRPLPDLPVGTRLRVLPNHACATAGQFGAYQVIPAQADAPLSQWSRFGGW; this is translated from the coding sequence ATGACATTGACCGATCGGCTATCGGCTTTACCCACTCCCTCGCTCGTACTCGACGAAAAAATCATGCTGGCCAATATCGCGCGCCTGCGTGACCGCCCGGAACTCGCCGGCATCACCTTACGCCCCCACCTGAAAACGGCAAAGTCGGTGGATGTCGCCCGTCGGCTGCTCACCGGCGGCACCGGGCCGGCGACCGTTTCGACGCTGCGTGAGGCGGAAGTGTTCTTCGAATCCGGCATCAGAGACATCCTGTACGCGGTGGGCATTGCGCCGCAGAAGCTGGCCCGCGTCATCGATTTGATAAAAGCCGGTTGCGACCTGACCGTACTGCTGGACTCGATGGAGCAGGCACAAGCGGTTGTCGATGCGTCTCGCGCCTCCGGCGTCAGCATCCCAGCGCTGCTTGAGGTCGACAGTGACGGCCACCGCAGCGGTCTGCCGCCGGCATCGCCGTCGCTGATTGCGATCGGTCGCGTGCTGCACGACGGCGGCGGATTGCTGCGGGGCGTACTGACACATGCGGGAGAAAGCTACGGCGTGGCCGGCGCCGGCGCCCACGCGGCGTTCGCCGAACAGGAGCGTAGCGCGGCGGTGACCGCGGCCGACAACCTGCGTCAGGCCGGCTTGCCTTGCCCCATCGTCAGCGTCGGTTCAACGCCCACCGCACACGCCGCCCGCAATCTGGCCGGCGTGACCGAAGTGCGGGCTGGCGTCTACGTCTTTTTCGATCTGGTGATGGCCGGGATCGGCGTATGCCGAACCGACGATATCGCCCTGTCCGTGCTGACCACCGTTATTGGTCATCAGGCCGCGCGCGGCTGGATCATGGTCGATGCCGGCTGGATGGCGCTCTCGCGCGATCGCGGCACCGCGAATCAGGCGGTCGATCAGGGATACGGCCTCGTCTGCGATGACCACGGCAAGATCATCCCCGATCTTATCGTCACCGCGGTCAATCAGGAGCACGGCATTATTGCATTGCGCCCCGGCAGCGACAGACCGTTGCCGGATCTGCCGGTCGGCACGCGGCTGCGCGTTCTGCCGAATCACGCCTGCGCGACGGCAGGCCAGTTCGGCGCCTATCAGGTTATTCCTGCGCAAGCGGACGCGCCGCTGTCGCAATGGTCACGTTTCGGTGGATGGTGA
- a CDS encoding LysR family transcriptional regulator translates to MITSRDLHFFSVLAGASSLAAAARALDVTAPAVTQRLQALEQRLGVQLVDRSSHRYHLTAEGALLAEKGADVLDQIEGIAALLAERRNEVIGPLRVLAPLGFGRAYVAEAVTRMCRQFPTIEPSLMLSDAPIGTLDIDDWDVLIHVGPLTDSSLALRPLAPNRRILCAAPDYLAQHGMPTHPMDLPRHVCGVLREDRADASLWGFARRDDGETKTVRIRPVFTSNDGEVVRNWAVAGLCLIQRSEWAIADDLKAGRLVEVMPDWRLPNADVVALLGPRAGRAARMERFVEILKALLAPVPWRA, encoded by the coding sequence ATGATCACCTCCCGGGACCTGCATTTCTTTTCCGTTCTTGCCGGCGCTTCTTCGCTGGCTGCGGCCGCGCGAGCGCTGGATGTGACGGCGCCGGCCGTGACGCAACGCCTGCAGGCGCTGGAACAGCGTCTGGGGGTGCAACTTGTCGATCGTTCCAGCCATCGCTACCACCTGACGGCGGAAGGCGCCTTGCTGGCGGAGAAGGGCGCCGATGTTTTGGATCAAATCGAGGGGATCGCGGCCTTGCTTGCCGAGCGGCGAAATGAGGTGATCGGCCCGTTGAGGGTGCTGGCGCCGCTGGGGTTTGGGCGCGCCTATGTGGCGGAGGCGGTGACGCGCATGTGTCGACAGTTTCCAACCATCGAACCCTCGCTGATGCTGTCGGATGCGCCGATTGGTACGCTGGATATTGATGACTGGGATGTGTTGATTCATGTCGGTCCGTTGACCGATTCCAGCCTGGCGCTGCGGCCGCTGGCGCCCAACCGCCGTATTCTGTGCGCCGCGCCGGATTATCTGGCGCAACACGGTATGCCCACGCATCCGATGGATCTTCCCCGCCATGTGTGCGGCGTGCTGCGGGAAGACCGGGCGGATGCGTCGTTGTGGGGATTCGCTCGTCGCGACGATGGCGAGACAAAGACCGTGCGTATCAGGCCCGTCTTTACCAGCAATGACGGTGAGGTAGTCAGGAACTGGGCCGTCGCCGGGCTTTGCCTGATTCAGCGCTCCGAATGGGCGATCGCCGACGACCTGAAAGCCGGGCGTCTGGTCGAGGTGATGCCTGACTGGCGCCTGCCAAACGCGGATGTCGTCGCTCTGCTCGGGCCTCGTGCCGGGCGCGCGGCCCGTATGGAGCGGTTCGTTGAAATACTGAAAGCGTTACTGGCTCCGGTCCCCTGGCGCGCGTAG
- a CDS encoding MFS transporter: protein MKKGYRNIILLFIGQGLTGSIVSLLTLTSTLAGKSLSPVPSLATLPVTATVCGSTLMVYFVSSLMSQYGRRTAFLIGGLIGLIGSVLAAIALYYRSFTLFTLSTLILGGATVFNQYYRFAAAEVSDNDARNKKATSLVIGSGVIGGFLGPFVAGHGIMMFDRYPYLGAFLIAAVIFLLVLATQNFINLPHTTPSPAMRTGAPGNTHYPAALRSPAFITGTVSCAVGFAIMTLIMNSTPLAMSHHHFDIHASATVLQWHFFAMYAPALCLPLLMNILSTPVTIVIGALFFIAGTGTALINTDMTGYVLSLMLVGLGWSFMFSGGTFLINGIKEETLKHKLQGINSLATYSFNLIAALGAGLFMSGEGGWRVVNIVSLAIMAFFVLYLCLTSKFCPTNKPKDKAI, encoded by the coding sequence ATGAAAAAAGGGTATCGCAATATTATTCTGCTGTTCATCGGGCAAGGGTTAACCGGCTCCATCGTTTCTTTACTGACGTTGACCTCTACCCTGGCGGGCAAAAGTCTGTCCCCGGTTCCCTCTCTCGCCACCTTACCCGTCACCGCCACCGTATGCGGCTCCACGCTGATGGTCTATTTCGTCTCTTCGCTGATGAGCCAATACGGCAGAAGAACGGCATTTTTGATCGGCGGCCTCATCGGGCTTATCGGCAGCGTGCTGGCCGCGATTGCACTGTATTACCGCTCTTTTACCTTATTTACCTTGTCCACGTTGATTCTGGGAGGCGCCACGGTATTCAACCAGTATTATCGTTTCGCCGCCGCCGAAGTGTCGGACAATGACGCCAGGAATAAAAAAGCGACCTCGCTGGTGATTGGCAGCGGCGTCATCGGCGGTTTTTTAGGTCCCTTCGTCGCCGGGCACGGCATCATGATGTTTGACCGCTATCCGTATCTGGGCGCCTTTCTTATCGCCGCCGTCATTTTTTTACTGGTGCTGGCGACGCAAAATTTTATCAATCTGCCGCATACCACGCCCTCGCCCGCGATGCGGACCGGCGCGCCGGGTAACACGCATTACCCGGCAGCGCTGCGATCGCCGGCCTTTATAACCGGCACCGTCAGCTGCGCGGTCGGATTCGCCATCATGACCCTGATCATGAATTCGACGCCGCTGGCGATGTCTCATCATCATTTTGATATCCATGCGAGCGCAACGGTGCTGCAATGGCATTTCTTCGCCATGTACGCGCCGGCGCTGTGTTTACCGTTGCTGATGAATATCCTGAGCACACCGGTGACGATCGTTATCGGCGCCTTGTTTTTCATCGCCGGCACCGGCACCGCGTTAATCAATACGGACATGACCGGTTACGTCCTCTCGTTGATGTTGGTGGGACTGGGCTGGTCTTTTATGTTCAGTGGCGGCACGTTCCTGATTAACGGCATAAAAGAGGAAACGCTCAAACATAAACTGCAGGGGATCAATTCACTGGCGACCTATTCCTTCAACCTGATCGCGGCATTGGGGGCAGGCTTGTTCATGAGCGGGGAAGGCGGCTGGCGCGTGGTGAATATCGTCTCGCTGGCGATTATGGCGTTCTTCGTCCTCTATTTGTGTCTGACCAGCAAATTCTGTCCGACCAATAAACCAAAGGACAAAGCGATATAG
- a CDS encoding L-tyrosine/L-tryptophan isonitrile synthase family protein, whose translation MNIQRKESWLNGANDFLMETGVKEIALAIIEKIFARRCLVEGSGQENYRYEDEVAPHLDTVMQAVSQQQPIVMILPAFPGKSPNRKKTLGHLPDYAELYALDNLHELCQEIRRVYQPGAVIGICSDGYVFSDVVKIPDSQVKDYTDIIGDYCTKKYPGMFFMYDLINTYPEIKHLDSLREELMIQYGTSLLALKNRVKEEPEAASMYKGVTRFLCEDYGGMDEFAGVSNAQIQKVARVAAYRVIQRSEAWSKHLEERFPQAVRLSIHPQFRISKKIGIRLAPVKDRWRTPWHSVAVKRGADIYLEKRSNVDERHYHLIFKSGRPFHYVSTQINNTNSQIKNTNTQINSVSTQINDASTQIKAE comes from the coding sequence ATGAATATTCAGAGAAAAGAAAGCTGGCTGAATGGTGCCAATGATTTTCTGATGGAGACCGGCGTGAAAGAAATCGCGTTGGCGATTATTGAAAAGATATTCGCACGCCGTTGTCTGGTGGAAGGGAGCGGTCAGGAAAATTACCGTTATGAAGATGAAGTCGCGCCGCATCTCGATACGGTGATGCAAGCGGTCAGTCAGCAGCAACCGATAGTCATGATTCTTCCCGCCTTTCCGGGAAAGTCGCCGAATCGCAAGAAAACGCTGGGGCATCTTCCTGATTATGCCGAACTTTATGCACTGGATAATTTGCATGAGTTATGTCAGGAGATTCGCCGCGTTTATCAGCCTGGCGCCGTTATCGGTATTTGTTCTGACGGCTATGTATTTTCCGATGTGGTCAAAATCCCCGACAGTCAGGTAAAAGATTACACGGATATTATCGGCGACTATTGCACGAAAAAATATCCGGGTATGTTTTTTATGTATGACCTGATTAATACCTATCCGGAAATCAAGCATCTCGATTCCCTGCGGGAAGAATTGATGATTCAGTACGGCACGTCGTTATTGGCGCTGAAGAATAGGGTAAAAGAAGAACCTGAGGCCGCCTCCATGTATAAAGGCGTGACGCGTTTTCTGTGCGAGGATTACGGCGGCATGGATGAGTTTGCCGGCGTCAGCAACGCGCAAATCCAGAAAGTGGCCCGCGTGGCGGCCTACCGCGTGATTCAGCGCAGTGAAGCCTGGAGCAAACATCTGGAAGAGAGATTCCCGCAGGCGGTGCGCCTGTCGATTCACCCGCAATTTCGTATTTCCAAAAAAATCGGCATCAGGCTGGCTCCGGTAAAAGATCGCTGGCGGACGCCGTGGCATTCGGTGGCGGTGAAGCGGGGCGCTGATATTTATCTGGAAAAGCGCAGCAATGTGGATGAACGCCATTATCACCTGATCTTCAAATCGGGACGTCCTTTTCACTATGTTAGTACTCAAATAAACAATACCAATAGTCAAATAAAAAATACCAATACTCAAATAAATAGCGTCAGTACCCAAATAAACGACGCCAGTACTCAAATAAAGGCGGAGTAA
- a CDS encoding HAD family hydrolase, whose product MSVNKAAIFDLDGTLVDTLPGIAFALRQALSGLGVTPDPAFIVRAHIGGGSGNMLAAAARHHGIGDTAALSQRYHALYQAHCLHDTVCYAGVKELVAELKAQGVRLAVLTNKDDVLSNRILQALFPPDTFELVYGARSDRPLKPDISGLQQVMTALETTSEQCLYVGDTSIDVQTANRAGVYVAYVTWGYGDNMADWQPNSVCHDVVELNTCLRQHLTLQALVTSR is encoded by the coding sequence ATGTCGGTAAATAAAGCGGCGATTTTCGATCTGGACGGTACGCTGGTCGATACCTTGCCCGGCATCGCGTTTGCGTTGCGTCAGGCGCTGAGCGGATTAGGCGTAACGCCGGACCCGGCGTTCATTGTCAGGGCGCATATCGGCGGCGGGTCGGGGAACATGCTGGCCGCCGCCGCCAGACATCATGGTATTGGGGATACGGCGGCGCTGTCGCAACGCTACCATGCGCTGTATCAGGCGCATTGTCTGCACGATACCGTCTGCTATGCCGGCGTGAAGGAACTGGTTGCCGAGCTAAAAGCGCAGGGCGTCCGGCTGGCGGTATTGACCAATAAAGATGACGTGCTGTCCAACCGCATCCTGCAGGCGTTATTTCCGCCAGATACTTTTGAGTTGGTATATGGCGCCCGGTCCGATCGACCGCTCAAGCCGGATATTAGCGGTTTGCAGCAGGTGATGACCGCACTGGAGACGACGAGCGAGCAGTGTCTGTATGTGGGCGATACGTCGATTGACGTACAAACGGCAAATCGCGCCGGCGTTTACGTCGCTTACGTGACGTGGGGATATGGCGATAACATGGCCGACTGGCAGCCGAATTCTGTTTGCCATGACGTGGTGGAATTAAATACCTGCCTGCGTCAGCACCTGACATTACAGGCGCTTGTTACCTCTCGCTGA
- a CDS encoding L-tyrosine/L-tryptophan isonitrile synthase family protein gives MHDNLNETANKIADIVKSYLVQTQDDRFEPEGRVFLEKQISAFLSAGEPVRFVLPGFPCKSPNIVDKTFGVLPDYGDVISINRLELLAKAIQALYEPGCQVTILSDGTTFNDIVEVPDTTRKEYNQQLRALIQSPYIEWKALGDFLPETRSDDDTRKALIKSAGLPYKGIADFIKRVGNHEELAATHDKVCSYLYNDVRLNRQPQQSNEDYLNSVAEKAYQMMYRGQALSALVERAFPDAIRLSVHQYDNDGPKFTFGFADGLATVRQPWHSVPVLSASGNVSLLGHASVDKDHHVLVTYQGHPWVYVETGDASARKFDYELLKQPLFGLKIDDPQGLGVEALSPAFLAFLSAQFGFVCIKGVQFERSEQLESFCQPFGEIFQWQFGAVHVVKPEEKPSGFVHSLEKTPIHWDLSMIRLDHEQVGGNPWFTAERFMLYCKTPPKKGEGSTTVVDGRIVMDMVGPDVVKKWEDVHITYNTPMTYFGGKPRTYPLVYAHPKTGKKAFRYQEGSDSELQKFTVEVEGVSGQESQAFIEELDRLVYDERCMIAHDWDQGDLLIIDNWQTLHGRLSMTEASRGRELWRVQVF, from the coding sequence ATGCACGATAATTTGAATGAGACGGCTAACAAGATAGCCGATATCGTAAAATCCTATCTGGTTCAGACACAGGATGATCGCTTTGAGCCGGAAGGACGTGTATTTTTGGAAAAACAAATCAGCGCCTTCCTGAGCGCTGGTGAGCCCGTCAGGTTTGTGCTGCCAGGTTTCCCCTGCAAATCCCCCAATATTGTCGATAAGACGTTCGGCGTTTTGCCGGATTATGGCGACGTGATTTCCATCAATCGTCTGGAATTACTGGCGAAAGCGATTCAGGCGTTATATGAACCCGGCTGTCAGGTAACCATTCTGAGCGATGGCACAACCTTTAATGATATTGTCGAGGTTCCGGATACGACCCGTAAAGAATATAACCAGCAGCTACGCGCGTTGATTCAGTCACCTTATATTGAATGGAAAGCGCTCGGAGATTTCCTCCCGGAAACGCGCTCGGACGATGACACTCGTAAAGCGCTGATTAAATCAGCCGGATTACCGTACAAAGGAATCGCTGATTTTATCAAGCGCGTCGGGAATCATGAGGAGCTGGCGGCGACGCACGATAAAGTCTGCAGTTATTTGTATAACGATGTGCGGCTGAACCGGCAGCCTCAGCAGTCTAATGAAGACTACCTGAACAGTGTGGCGGAAAAAGCCTATCAGATGATGTACCGCGGCCAGGCCTTGAGCGCGCTGGTGGAGCGAGCCTTCCCTGACGCGATTCGCCTGTCGGTTCATCAGTATGACAACGACGGCCCGAAATTTACCTTTGGTTTTGCCGACGGCCTCGCCACCGTGCGCCAACCGTGGCACAGCGTGCCGGTGCTGTCGGCGTCGGGAAATGTTTCCCTGCTGGGCCATGCCAGCGTTGATAAAGACCACCATGTGCTGGTGACCTATCAGGGACATCCCTGGGTGTATGTGGAAACCGGGGACGCCAGCGCCAGGAAGTTTGATTACGAGTTACTCAAGCAACCGTTGTTCGGCCTGAAGATTGACGATCCGCAGGGGCTGGGGGTTGAGGCGCTGTCGCCGGCGTTTCTGGCGTTCCTGTCCGCCCAGTTTGGCTTCGTGTGTATCAAGGGCGTGCAGTTTGAGCGCAGCGAGCAGTTGGAAAGTTTTTGCCAGCCGTTCGGCGAGATTTTCCAGTGGCAGTTCGGCGCGGTGCATGTGGTGAAACCGGAGGAAAAACCAAGCGGATTCGTACATTCGCTGGAGAAAACGCCGATACACTGGGACCTAAGCATGATCCGGCTGGATCACGAGCAGGTCGGCGGCAACCCCTGGTTTACCGCGGAGCGCTTCATGCTGTACTGCAAAACCCCGCCGAAGAAAGGCGAAGGCAGCACCACGGTGGTGGATGGCCGTATCGTGATGGATATGGTCGGCCCGGACGTGGTGAAAAAATGGGAAGACGTTCACATCACCTATAACACCCCGATGACCTATTTCGGCGGCAAACCTCGTACTTATCCGCTGGTGTACGCGCACCCGAAAACCGGTAAAAAGGCGTTCCGCTATCAGGAGGGCAGCGACTCCGAGCTGCAGAAGTTTACCGTTGAGGTGGAAGGCGTTTCCGGGCAGGAAAGCCAGGCCTTCATCGAGGAACTTGACCGACTGGTGTACGATGAGCGCTGCATGATTGCCCATGACTGGGATCAGGGCGACCTGCTGATCATCGATAACTGGCAGACGCTGCACGGCCGGCTGTCGATGACCGAAGCATCGCGCGGTCGTGAGCTGTGGCGGGTGCAGGTGTTTTAA